A genomic window from Scomber scombrus chromosome 18, fScoSco1.1, whole genome shotgun sequence includes:
- the LOC133999329 gene encoding formin-like protein 1 — protein IKTLLDKVEELQHNNSQLIARLQKSEIHSAELKTQLMQATKEIDELKENLQESCSQVSALQQREREQELDRESEKDREQLNTSTPQTSSELDQKIQELQDKGLIRLGSSASGALDIQVVPVTVVEYVQAPTSASAAPDYVIDTPSPASIVPASAPPPPSIPPSGGPGASPAPPPPPPYPLLSGVPPLLPGAPNTQSGLKGKKPIQTKFRMPFFNWQVLKPNQVKGTVFNELDDEQILEELNMDIFEEQFKTKAQGNPGGQFTLKKKAVQKTSLINTNKAKNLAITLHKGGMNPSKICTAIEMYDQKSLSVVFLELLKPFIPSDFEMKLLVNYENDGRPLEDLADEDQFMLRFGKIPHLSQQINTLTFVGNFPDTVKRLQLQLDSIISASMSIKSSTKLKKILEIVLAHGNYMNSSKRGSAYGFRLQSMDLLLETKSTDRSQTLLHFITNIILEKYADLANFHTELHFVDEAALVYLDSIIQDICSLERGMEMTKEVQDDSPVLKKFIKTNSKKLDSLMKHGKTAQEAYCSVVDYFGENSKTTNPSEFFPIFGRFIKAYKKAEEEIKKKKKMESEVRKVKDSPSPNKAGHKSNYGPMMPKMPQMELNQGQVKPQVREGKDGAFEDIITDLRNSPYRQTDGRRPAQRKETWATFGQRLLANSTGTTLKHTDKRACFKMFCI, from the exons ATAAAGACGTTGCTGGATAAGGTGGAAGAACTGCAACATAATAATTCACAG CTGATTGCTCGGCTACAAAAAAGTGAGATTCACAGTGCGGAACTCAAGACTCAGCTCATGCAGGCCACCAAGGAGATAGATGAGCTCAAA GAAAATCTACAAGAGTCCTGTTCCCAGGTTAGTGCCTTACAGCAAAGAGAAAGGGAGCAGGAGCTGGACAGGGAGAGTGAGAAGGATAGGGAGCAGCTGAACACCTCCACCCCACAGACGAGTTCAGAGCTGGACCAGAAGATCCAGGAGCTGCAGGATAAGGGGCTGATCAGACTGGGAAGCAGTGCCTCAGGAGCTCTGGACATCCAAGTTGTGCCTGTCACAGTGGTTGAATACGTCCAGGCACCaacatcagcctcagctgcCCCAGATTATGTCATTGATACTCCCTCCCCAGCATCTATTGTCCCTGCctctgcccctcctcctccttccattccCCCTTCTGGTGGTCCAGGTgcctctcctgctcctcctccacctcccccttATCCCCTACTTAGTGGTGTACCCCCACTCCTTCCTGGAGCACCAAACACTCAATCCG GGCTTAAGGGCAAGAAGCCTATTCAGACCAAGTTCAGGATGCCATTTTTTAACTGGCAGGTTTTAAAGCCGAACCAGGTGAAAGGCACCGTCTTTAATGAGCTGGATGATGAGCAGATTTTAGAG GAGTTGAACATGGATATATTTGAGGAACAGTTTAAGACTAAGGCTCAGGGTAATCCTGGAGGCCAGTTCACTTTGAAGAAGAAGGCTGTCCAGAAGACATCCCTGATTAACACCAACAAGGCAAAGAATCTTGCGATTACTCTACACAAGGGGGGAATGAACCCATCTAAAATCTGCACTGCCATAGAGAT GTATGACCAGAAGTCTTTGTCTGTAGTCTTCCTTGAATTGCTCAAGCCCTTCATACCATCAGACTTTGAGATGAAGCTGCTGGTTAACTATGAAAACGATGGCCGCCCACTTGAGGATCTGGCTGACGAAGACCAATTTATGTTACGCTTTGGGAAGATTCCTCATCTGAGCCAGCAAATTAACACTCTCACTTTCGTGGGCAACTTCCCGGACACTGTCAAACGACTGCAGCTG CAATTGGACTCTATCATTTCTGCGTCGATGTCCATCAAGTCTTCAACCAAACTGAAAAAGATCTTAGAA ATTGTTCTCGCCCATGGCAACTACATGAACAGCAGTAAGAGGGGCTCAGCTTATGGTTTTCGACTGCAGAGTATGGATCTA ctcttGGAGACCAAGTCCACTGACCGCTCGCAGACGCTGCTTCACTTCATCACCAATATCATCCTAGAAAAATATGCCGACTTGGCCAACTTTCACACTGAGCTACACTTTGTGGACGAGGCAGCACTTG TGTACCTCGACAGTATTATTCAAGATATCTGCTCATTAGAGAGGGGAATGGAGATGACCAAAGAGGTGCAGGATGACAGCCCAGTGTTGAAGAAATTCATCAAAACCAACAGTAAGAAGCTGGATTCTTTGATGAAACACGGCAAGACAGCCCAG GAGGCTTACTGCTCTGTGGTGGATTACTTTGGAGAGAACTCAAAAACCACAAATCCCTCAGAGTTTTTCCCGATTTTTGGACGCTTCATAAAGGCCTATAAG aaagcagaggaagagattaagaagaaaaagaaaatggagaGTGAGGTCAGAAAGGTAAAAGACTCTCCATCACCCAACAAGGCGGGGCACAAAAG taacTATGGGCCTATGATGCCCAAGATGCCTCAGATGGAGCTGAACCAAGGGCAGGTGAAACCCCAGGTACGCGAGGGGAAGGATGGTGCTTTTGAGGACATCATCA CAGATTTGAGAAACTCACCATACAGGCAGACGGATGGTCGACGGCCAGCTCAGCGCAAGGAAACTTGGGCCACTTTTGGACAAAGACTCCTTGCAAATTCAACTGGAACCACACTTAAGCATACAGACAAAAGAGCATGCTTCAAAATGTtctgtatataa